The Stackebrandtia nassauensis DSM 44728 genome includes the window AGCGGCGGCACGGCGCCGCACACGCGCATGAAGGTGCGACCGCCGAGGCGCGCGATCCGCCCCGACAGCGCCTGCCGGGCTCGCGTCACCGAGGTGTCGACGGCCGCGAAGCCGTGCTTGAGCATCTCCTTCTCGTATCCGGCCACCGCCTCGCGCAGCGACGAGCGTCCCCTGTCGACGTCGGTGAGCGCGCGGCACAGGAGCGCCGCGTCGCGCAGCGCGGTGTTGGCGCCGACGCCGCCGGTGGGCGGCATGCTGTGGATCGCGTCGCCCAGCAGGGTGATATTGCCGGTCGGCCAGGGTTTCACCTTGGTGGCGGCCCGGAACGCGAAGGCGTTGATCGTGTCGGGCGCGGTTTCGGCCAGGACGCGCCGCAGCCGTTCGTCCCAGTCGCGGGCGCGCTCCAGCACCAGGTCGCGCAGGACGGTGCCGGGGCTGTCGATGTCGACCGTGCCGGTGGGCAGGACGAACGCCCACATCATGTAGTCGGTGTTCTCGAAGTGCCGGAACAGTTCGGCAACGTCCAGCCCCGCCGCGGCGATGTCCTCGGCCAGCAGTGCCCGTGCATCGGTTTCGGTGTGGCGGCGTTGAAACGCGGCCGTGAACAGGAAGTCGCGCGGCGGCATGATGACGTTGAGCCCGGCCGCCAGGTGGTGCGGCAGCCAGTCGGCACCGGCCAGCGGCAGTTTGCCGCCGATGCCCATCGCGCCGACGTCCACACGCGAGGCCGCGGGAAGGACGCGGCGCCGCAGCCGGGAGTTGGCGCCGTCGGCGGCCACCACGAAGTCGGCCTCGGCGCTGGTGCCGTCGGCGAAGTTGACGCGCACTCGGCCGTCGTCGAGTTGTTCGTGGTCGACGAACTCCTTGCCGAATCGCACCCGGTCCCCCAGGCCCGCCAACAGGATCTGCCGCAGGGTGACGCGGCTGGCCGCGTGGTGGCCGCTGGCGGGGTCGTCGTGGCCGCCCCGGAAGATCTCCGGCTCGACCAGGCACAGTGGTGCGAGTTTCTCGGTCAGGAACCCGAAGCCCGCCGTTCCCGCCTCACCGGCGGTCGCGACGAACGCGTTCCACAGTGGCTCGGGGAGGCACTCGGCCAGCGCCGCGCTGCCGTTCGGGTCGATGTGGACACGGTATCCCTGCTCGCGGGAGGTGACGGTGGCGTCGCGTTCGTAGACGGTGAAGTCGATTCCGGCGCGGGCCAGGCCCTGCGCCAGGCACAGTCCGCCGTTGCCGCCGCCGATGATGGCGATCGTGGTCATGGTCGTTCCTCACGGGGAGTCAGCAGCCGCAGCAACTCGTCGATGGCCGCGGCGGCGCGATCGGGGTCGGGTGCGAAGGAAGCGCCCTTGACGGCCGCGATCACCAGTTCGGCGGCGGCCTCGGGGTCGGTGTCGGAGTGCCAGCCGGGTTGGCGGAACAGGGTGGTCGTGGTGTCGCGCCACCGGTTGTCGCGTTCGGCCAAAATGGCGCGGATGTTGTCGTCGCGGGTCGCGCGCAGGTCGAGTTCACGCAGGACGATGAACAGGCGGGGACGCTCACGCATGAGGCGTACCAACAGGTTGAGGTGATCGCGCAGCTGCTCGGCGGGGCTGCCGGTGAGTGGTTTGCCGGTGCGGAACGGGGCGATCGCGTGGTCGACGACGGCCGCGATCAGGTCGGCCTTGGTGGCGAAGTGGTGGTGGACGGTGGAGTGGTCGATGCCGACGGCGCGGGCCACCGCGCGGGTGCGCAGGCCCTCGAAGCCGTTGGCGGCGATCTCGTCGAAGGCGGCCTCCACCAGCTGTTGCCTGCGGTCGGTGCTGGCCGTGGGTTTCGGCATGTATCGATCCTCGTCTCTCAACCAACCGGTTGGTGGAGACGTTAGCACGCCGGTTCGACGCATGCCAAACGGTGGACGCGCGATCCGCGCGTCCACCGTGGATTAAAGGACTCAGGCGGCGATCACCGCGACGACTTCGACCTCCAGCAGCGCGCCGGGACGGAACAGCCGTGTCACCTCGACGGTGGTGCTGGTCGGGGGTTCGCCGTCGAAGTAGGTGCGGCGCACGTCGCCGTACTCCCGCAGTCTGTCCATATCGGTCAGGAAGGTGCGGATGTTGACGATGTCGTCGAATCCGGCGCCGTGGGCGGCCAGCAGCTTGCCGATGATCTCCATGACCACATGCGACTGTTTGGTCATGTCGCCGGGCGCGACCACCTCGCCGTCGTGGTCGAGGGCGATCTGCCCGGACAGGTGCAGCGTGACGGAGTCGCCGGACTCCACTTTGATGACGTTGGTGTAGTGGCCACCGGGTTTCGGCGCGGCCTCGGGGTTGTCGTAGGTCTTGCGCATGGGTTTTCCTCTCCGGTGTGGTTATTCGAAGGTCGCGACGGCCTGACGCACGACCGTCCACAGTCCTGCCTGTGCGTCGGATTCGGCGACCTGGTTGAGGTGGGCCTCCACGGCCTGGAAGACCGCGAGGCCCTCGGCGGACTCGTGGGCCAGCCGGACGTCCTTGGCGGCCAGGTAGACCGGGAAGTCGCCGCCGTCGGGGTCGTAGCGCCGCAGGGCCGGGCTCAACGGGGTCTGTGACAGCAGTTCGCGGGTGGCGGCCTCGTCGAGACCCAGCTGGGCGGCCAGCGCGAAGCTTTGCGCCAGCACCGTCGCGGTGGCGATCATCGCGGCGTTGACGACGAGTTTGGCCGCCGAACCGCCGCCGATCGCGCCACAGTCGACGATCGTTCCCAGGTGCTCCAGCACCGGACGGGCCCGGTCCACGTCGGACTTGGCGCCCGCCGTCAGGATCGCCAGCGATCCCGCCAGCACCTGCGGCACGCTGCCCTTGACCGGCGCGTCCAACAGCGGCAGTGCGTGGTGTTTCGCGGCCAGCGCCCGGGTCTCGTCCGGCGAGATGGTGGACATCTGGACCACCACCGCCTCGCTTCCGAGCGCCGGGACCACCTCGGCCAGCACCTCGGCCACCGCCGGGCCGTCGGCCAGCATGACCAGCACCAGATCGGCTTCGGTGACCGCTTCGGCGGCGCTGGCCGCGACGGTGGCCCCGGCCGCGCGGGCCGCCTCGCAGCGCGCCGGATCGCGGTTCCACACCCTCACGTCGGCGTCGTGTTCGCGCAGCCGCGCCGCCATCGCGGCGCCCATGCGTCCCTGTCCCAATATCGCCGTGGTCGGCATCGTCGGTTTCCTCACTGGTGATCCGGTGTGAACGGTTGCGACGCTATGCTCGAACCAGCCATTCGACCAACGAATGTTTCGCATGAGATCCATGCGGAATGCGCATAACTGGAGCTCCCATGGAAACCGCCTGGCTCGAGGTGTTCCGCGCCATAGCCCGCACCGGGTCCTTCACCGCCGCCGCCAAGGACCTCGGCTACACCCAGTCGGCGATCTCCCGTCACGTCGCGGCACTGGAGTCCGAGATGGACGCCGTGCTGTTCCACCGGCTGGCGCGGGGCGTGCGACTGACCGAACCCGGCCGATTCCTGTTGGGACACGCCGAGGCCGTCCTGGCGAGGCTCAATGAAGCCAAAAAGGACATCGGTGACGTTCGACGGCTCGCCGCCGGTCGGGTGCGGGTCGGTTCCTTCGCCACCGTGGGTGTGACGCTGGTGCCGCAGGCGATCGCGCGGTTCACCGCCGCGCACCCCGACGTCACCGTCACCCACCTCGACGACCTGACCCGACAACTGGCCCCGCGCGTCGCCCGCGACGAACTGGACGTGGCCGTCCTCAATGGCTACCCACCGCAGATCGCGGCACTGCCACCGCTGAGCTTGCGGAAACTGTGCGACGAACCGATGTCCGTCGCGCTGCCCGCCGGGCACCGGCTCGCCGACCGCCGACGCGTCAGGCTCACCGAACTGGCCGACGAGAACTGGATCGCGGGCAACCCCACCCCCGAGGACACCCTCATCAGCGCCGCGCTGCGCCAGGGCTTCGCGCCACGCATCGCCTACGTGGCACGGGAATGGACCGCCAAGCAGGGCTTCGTGGCGGCGGGCCTGGGGGTGACGCTGATCCCGGCGCTGGCGGCGGCGTCGATACGACCCGACATCGCACTGGTGCCTGTGGACTCCGCGACCACGCCGGTGCGCGGGATCTACGCGGCCACCGCGCCTGAAATCGAACCGGCACCGGCGGTCCGGGCCTTCGTGGACGTCCTGTGTGCACAGGCGGAACGACTCGTCAAAGAGCTAAACATCCAAATACCCGGAAACCGTAACTGAAAGTGCTCACCTCATTACACTCAGGCCAACGGTGTTGTGAGGATGTCCCATGAAGCTGTTTCGGCACACGCGTCTCACGATCACAGCGGTAGCGGTCACGGCGATCGCGATCAGCACGAGCATCGGCGTCACCGGCACCGGTGCCGACGCCGCGATCACCGATTCCGGGCTCGCGTCACGGTTCTCCGCCGACCTGTACGGCGACGTCACGACGATCGGCAACCGGGAACCCGCCTGCGGCCACGACTGCGCCGAAGCCAGTTCGGCGCGGCTGCGCATCCCCGAGGGCGCCACGGTCGCGCACGCGCGACTGTCGTGGGCCAGCGGCCTGGGCGAGGCGTGCCGAACCGACGCCCCGACGGCGTCGAC containing:
- a CDS encoding TetR/AcrR family transcriptional regulator, with amino-acid sequence MPKPTASTDRRQQLVEAAFDEIAANGFEGLRTRAVARAVGIDHSTVHHHFATKADLIAAVVDHAIAPFRTGKPLTGSPAEQLRDHLNLLVRLMRERPRLFIVLRELDLRATRDDNIRAILAERDNRWRDTTTTLFRQPGWHSDTDPEAAAELVIAAVKGASFAPDPDRAAAAIDELLRLLTPREERP
- a CDS encoding RidA family protein yields the protein MRKTYDNPEAAPKPGGHYTNVIKVESGDSVTLHLSGQIALDHDGEVVAPGDMTKQSHVVMEIIGKLLAAHGAGFDDIVNIRTFLTDMDRLREYGDVRRTYFDGEPPTSTTVEVTRLFRPGALLEVEVVAVIAA
- a CDS encoding FAD-dependent oxidoreductase encodes the protein MTTIAIIGGGNGGLCLAQGLARAGIDFTVYERDATVTSREQGYRVHIDPNGSAALAECLPEPLWNAFVATAGEAGTAGFGFLTEKLAPLCLVEPEIFRGGHDDPASGHHAASRVTLRQILLAGLGDRVRFGKEFVDHEQLDDGRVRVNFADGTSAEADFVVAADGANSRLRRRVLPAASRVDVGAMGIGGKLPLAGADWLPHHLAAGLNVIMPPRDFLFTAAFQRRHTETDARALLAEDIAAAGLDVAELFRHFENTDYMMWAFVLPTGTVDIDSPGTVLRDLVLERARDWDERLRRVLAETAPDTINAFAFRAATKVKPWPTGNITLLGDAIHSMPPTGGVGANTALRDAALLCRALTDVDRGRSSLREAVAGYEKEMLKHGFAAVDTSVTRARQALSGRIARLGGRTFMRVCGAVPPLRRAVFKTRWTEPPRTGSDAPPATSDTDDGRIASRP
- a CDS encoding NAD(P)-binding domain-containing protein, producing the protein MDLMRNIRWSNGWFEHSVATVHTGSPVRKPTMPTTAILGQGRMGAAMAARLREHDADVRVWNRDPARCEAARAAGATVAASAAEAVTEADLVLVMLADGPAVAEVLAEVVPALGSEAVVVQMSTISPDETRALAAKHHALPLLDAPVKGSVPQVLAGSLAILTAGAKSDVDRARPVLEHLGTIVDCGAIGGGSAAKLVVNAAMIATATVLAQSFALAAQLGLDEAATRELLSQTPLSPALRRYDPDGGDFPVYLAAKDVRLAHESAEGLAVFQAVEAHLNQVAESDAQAGLWTVVRQAVATFE
- a CDS encoding LysR family transcriptional regulator, with the protein product METAWLEVFRAIARTGSFTAAAKDLGYTQSAISRHVAALESEMDAVLFHRLARGVRLTEPGRFLLGHAEAVLARLNEAKKDIGDVRRLAAGRVRVGSFATVGVTLVPQAIARFTAAHPDVTVTHLDDLTRQLAPRVARDELDVAVLNGYPPQIAALPPLSLRKLCDEPMSVALPAGHRLADRRRVRLTELADENWIAGNPTPEDTLISAALRQGFAPRIAYVAREWTAKQGFVAAGLGVTLIPALAAASIRPDIALVPVDSATTPVRGIYAATAPEIEPAPAVRAFVDVLCAQAERLVKELNIQIPGNRN